The Acidobacteriota bacterium genome window below encodes:
- a CDS encoding nodulation protein NfeD: MRRSPLAIKLMMICLLLLASGLLSSLYASQLVVVAELSDNIHSVTAGFVSRAIDIAEKEGASLFILRLNTPGGLDQAMRDIILKIINAKVPVVVFVAPSGARAASAGFFILISADVAVMAPGTNTGAAHPVSALPFVKIDKKMEAKIVNDAVAYIKGIAEKRGRPLSLVEKAVRKSASFSANEALSSHLIDLIANNEGELLKKLNGRRIKKFNGEEVVLHLGNPRLEVIRMDARERLLSTISQPFITFILLAIGVLGIYFELVHPGFVFPGVVGAICLILAFFAFQIIPVNYAGVLLIILALIFFILEVKVVSYGMLTVAGIISMILGSLMLIKAPIPEMRIPLSLIIPVALAVAFIVTFLLRLVIRAHRKPVATGAEGLQGEIGEAKTDISPEGTVFIHGEIWRAYSGKRIKKGEKVRVIGMRGLVLSVEPIDEGSRED; encoded by the coding sequence ATGAGAAGGAGCCCGCTCGCCATAAAATTGATGATGATTTGCCTTCTTCTTTTGGCGAGTGGGCTCCTTTCCTCTCTTTATGCCTCGCAATTGGTGGTGGTAGCCGAGCTTTCCGATAATATCCATTCGGTTACCGCTGGCTTCGTCTCTCGGGCTATCGATATCGCTGAGAAGGAAGGAGCTTCGCTTTTCATCCTCAGGCTGAATACCCCGGGAGGACTCGATCAGGCGATGCGGGACATTATCCTGAAGATAATAAACGCCAAGGTCCCGGTGGTGGTATTTGTTGCTCCGAGTGGAGCGAGGGCAGCGTCAGCTGGCTTTTTCATCCTAATCTCAGCCGATGTCGCGGTGATGGCGCCGGGCACCAATACCGGAGCAGCCCATCCGGTTAGCGCTCTTCCCTTTGTGAAGATAGACAAAAAGATGGAGGCGAAGATAGTAAACGATGCGGTAGCCTATATAAAGGGAATAGCAGAGAAAAGAGGAAGGCCCCTCTCATTAGTGGAGAAGGCGGTGAGAAAGAGCGCCTCCTTCTCTGCTAACGAGGCTTTATCCTCCCATTTGATCGATCTTATCGCCAACAATGAGGGTGAGCTCTTAAAGAAACTCAATGGGAGGAGAATAAAGAAATTTAACGGTGAGGAGGTAGTTCTTCACCTCGGCAATCCGAGGTTGGAAGTAATAAGGATGGATGCCAGAGAGCGGCTTTTAAGTACCATTTCTCAGCCTTTCATTACCTTTATCCTCCTCGCTATTGGGGTTCTTGGGATCTACTTCGAGCTGGTTCATCCTGGTTTTGTCTTCCCCGGGGTAGTTGGTGCCATCTGCCTAATCCTCGCTTTCTTTGCTTTTCAGATCATCCCCGTTAATTATGCTGGTGTTCTTCTTATCATTCTTGCTCTAATATTCTTTATCCTTGAAGTGAAGGTGGTAAGTTATGGTATGCTTACGGTGGCTGGGATTATTTCTATGATACTCGGCTCATTGATGTTGATAAAAGCCCCTATCCCCGAGATGAGGATACCGCTTTCTCTAATCATTCCAGTCGCCCTTGCCGTTGCCTTTATCGTTACCTTCCTCCTCCGGTTGGTCATCAGGGCTCATAGGAAGCCGGTGGCTACTGGAGCAGAGGGGTTGCAAGGTGAGATAGGTGAAGCGAAGACGGACATCTCGCCTGAGGGCACGGTGTTCATTCATGGCGAGATCTGGCGAGCATACTCGGGAAAAAGGATAAAAAAAGGAGAGAAAGTAAGAGTGATAGGAATGAGGGGCTTGGTTCTCTCGGTCGAGCCGATAGATGAGGGCTCGAGAGAGGATTGA
- a CDS encoding dihydrodipicolinate reductase, which yields MKKYKVVQYGLGPIGLEAAKVVLAKENLELVGAIDIDEAKVGKDIGELIGLSEKVGVTVSSDPAEVFSRTKPDIALLTTLSFVDKVYPQIEVAVNHGVNITSTTEELLYPYRRWPDLSKKIDELAKKNGVTVLGTGVNPGFVMDTLALVSTGVCLEVESIKIERFLDAATRRLPLQKKVGAGMSEEEFRKLVSQGRLGHIGLVESMLLIAYGLGWEVERYEEKIDPMIADDDYKTPYLEVKKGQVAGIKHTVVGYVDGKVKLDLDLRMYVGEKDPHDSVLVKGKPPIDLVIRGGTAGDPATVAMLVNSIPRVVEAEPGLTTMADLSLPRAFSV from the coding sequence ATGAAGAAATATAAGGTTGTTCAGTATGGTCTTGGTCCCATTGGGTTGGAAGCGGCAAAGGTGGTTCTTGCAAAGGAAAACCTTGAGTTGGTTGGTGCCATTGATATAGACGAGGCGAAGGTGGGTAAGGATATAGGTGAGCTTATAGGGCTTTCGGAGAAGGTGGGGGTGACTGTCTCTTCGGATCCGGCTGAGGTCTTTTCCCGCACTAAGCCCGACATTGCCCTCCTTACCACCCTTTCCTTCGTGGATAAGGTCTATCCTCAGATAGAGGTTGCGGTGAACCATGGGGTCAACATCACCTCTACTACGGAGGAATTGCTTTATCCTTACCGCCGTTGGCCCGATCTATCGAAGAAGATCGATGAATTGGCGAAGAAGAACGGAGTTACCGTTCTCGGAACTGGAGTGAACCCTGGTTTTGTGATGGATACGCTCGCTTTGGTGTCTACCGGGGTCTGTCTCGAGGTTGAATCCATCAAGATCGAACGGTTCCTCGATGCTGCTACTCGGAGATTGCCCCTTCAGAAGAAGGTCGGTGCGGGAATGAGCGAGGAGGAATTCAGGAAGCTCGTTTCCCAAGGGAGGCTGGGGCATATCGGGTTGGTAGAGTCGATGCTTCTCATCGCTTATGGTCTTGGCTGGGAGGTAGAGAGATACGAGGAGAAAATAGATCCGATGATCGCCGATGATGATTATAAAACCCCGTATCTCGAGGTAAAGAAAGGGCAGGTAGCTGGGATCAAGCATACCGTAGTAGGGTATGTTGACGGGAAGGTTAAACTCGATCTCGATCTTCGGATGTATGTGGGCGAGAAGGATCCCCACGATTCGGTTCTGGTCAAGGGGAAGCCGCCGATCGATTTGGTGATCCGTGGTGGGACTGCAGGCGATCCGGCAACAGTAGCGATGCTTGTCAACTCCATCCCCAGAGTGGTTGAAGCAGAGCCCGGATTGACCACGATGGCGGATCTGTCTCTGCCCAGGGCCTTTAGTGTATAG